tttaggcaattggcCAAATTGATTTGAGCATGTTTAGTTAGCTTACcttaatgtgaaataaatggtaagttaatttcatGTTATACGGGATtattaagctttaaagcttactctattttatttcctttgttttatagtattcaaaagctcgtaaaggttggaagcgagtcggagcaacatcacactatccctcagctcgttttggtataaataacaaaatttcttTTTGATATAATGACGTGTATAGGTTAAATTAACCAAATGATGGCATATAAATATTTAGTTGaaactagccattggtatggcttgtgtttggtatattttgatatgtaaaaTATATGGCCTAAACATGTTTGAtttgtgtgtttgaaatggttaaatggTGGAAAGTACATAGACCTATTGATGATTGGTTTGAGATAGCATAATCGATAAAATATGCCTATATGCACACATCTCTGTTTGGTAAGTTTGAACACTtgaacatatgtgataatatgtcatGTATAATACTTAGTTTTAGcttggttttaatgtcttgaattggttggtgaatgtattaaagtgttgatgtaggtggaagacaaattgggtgagaaataaggcttggaaatgaccttattttgtccacacgggcgcgtgtctcagccgtatgtgagacacgacctagcacatgggcgtttGTTTTAGTCTTGTGACCCTTGCAcctacacacgggcgtgtgacttggccatgtgtcccaagttaaagagttacacgggtacggacacgggctaggacacgaccatgtgccctaATTCAAATGCCCATACGGCCTGTGACATTGGCATGTCTgttggctgtgtgagccacacggcttgaccacacgggcgtgtgtaccctacatctaggaaaaattttgaaattttgcgaaaaaatctctgagtacccggtttagtccctacttgtttctaatgcatattttgggcctcgagggctaatttaagggacaatataatTCATTATGAATGATTTCTaatatgaatgttaaatgttataaaatgtctgtatttgatctgtaaatttcggtaatgctccataaccttgttccagtgatggatacaggttaggggtgttacatttacctTCACATAGAGAAATGGAAAGGTCAAGGTCACTTGGATCAGAAGACAAAAACACTAGTAAAGGGTTTAGATTTTACGACGAAGACACTAGTAAAGGGTTTAGATTTGATGATGAAGACATGTATCATGAGTCTTTTTAAGTCTGGAATAAACTTGAGTAATCAGTGGCTTTATCAAAGCAATTATCGAAGAATCAGATTCCCTTGGTCGATTAGTGACAGTGTAAGTTAACCAATCATCTTCCTCCCTCTGTTTCGAAAGATTCGAATGCATTTCTTCTAAAAAGAATGACACTTGTTTTGAGAATGCAACACCAATAGACACCAAATACCCGTTGACATCTAGATTATAACACTTGTACCCCTTTTGAAGGAAAGAGTACCCCAAAAACACTATTAAGGATTTTGGATCCAACTTAGTGACATGACCGAACATCTCGAACAAAATAGGTACTCAAAAAATTATTAGTTCCACTACAAATAATGGTTTGGATAGAAATAGAACATTGTATGGGTTATCACCATCAAGTACGAAAGGAGGAATGCAATTGATCAAAAAGTAAGTTGTCGAAATAATATCAGCCTAAAATTCTttagaaattttcatttaaaataaaagagCTCTAGCTATCTCAAGGAGATGTTTGTTCTTTCGTTCAATGACCCTATTCTAAGATGGTGTGTCAACATAAAAGAATTGATGAAGAATCTCATTTTGGGTCATAAAAGCCTCACAAGAGTCGTAAAAGTATTCTTTAGCATTATCGTTGCGCAAAATTTGAACAAACACCCCAAATTGAGTTCTTATCTAGACACAAAAAGCACGAAAATGAGGAAACATTTCTGACTGAATTCTCATAAAATATATCCATATTATTAGAGAATAATCATCCACAAACTtaacaaaacatcaaaattcaggTTTGGATACTATCGAACAAGGTCCTTAAACATTCAAGTTTATTAACTTAAAAGTGGAACTAACTCATTTATTAGATCTCGGTCTCAAGGGGTTTCGACAGTGCTTCACAAAGTGACATGCTTCACATTCTAACGAAAGTAGGTCTTGAAATTGTACACATAACTTCTTCAACAAAGAAAGAGAAGAATGTCCCAACCGACATTATGCTTCGATCAGAGAGAAAATAGCAGGACAAGCCACGGATTTAGGAACccataattcaaaaatataaagaccaTCATATACATATCCTTTACCAATTGTGTGTTTTGTCATAAAATCCTGTAAAAGACAATGATTGAGAAAAGTAAAGATAATGCAATTTAGGTCACGGGTAAGTTTACTgacatatattaaattaaaggcaAAATTAGGTAAATTTAATACCGATGATAAGGTGATAGATGAAGTTAGGTTAATACTTCCAAAACCAACAACTTTATAGGTAGATCCATCAACAATAGTGAATTTTGTGACTCAAAGTAGAGAAAAGGTTGGGATTACCTATCATATGATTTGTAATCCCTAAATTGATGACCCATTTGGATGAAGAGGAAATAAGACGCATTAAATTTACCTGAATCCGCAAACGAAGTAAAGGAAGCCATAACAAAAGGCAACGAAAcccgaaaaaataaaaagactacaAACAACCAAAAACAATACTTGTGAACAATATTCGTGAACAATACCCATGAATAGTACCCCAAATAGTGTAACCAAAAAGTTTTGAACAGTACCTTGTAAACAACAAGAAGAAACCCAAAACACCTCCGAACCACCTTTGATCGATAACCTGGTCATTGGGATTTGATTGAAACCCCGAGTCGACATTGGAGTAAAAAAACAGTGATCAAACACCATTGTACGCACCCCCACGCATTGTCGCGTGGAAGAAGAATCTAAACACTCTAGAGGCGTGTGACGCTCACACATGGTCTTACTAGATGCCAAAAATTGTAGTGCGGTCATAGATTTGGTGGTGCACCTCCCTGTGCCGACAGTTTACCCAAACGAGCACTTTGAAAAACTCACCCAAAAATATACTCTAACGGTTCACAttcaaaaacaacaaaaacaaacccACTAAATCAAGCCAAGAGGCTTTGATACCATGTTATCGTGTTTATCAATACCAAAGAAAAAATATACGAAAATAAAATGGAGAGAAAATTTTTTGTATTTCATCTCGAGTTAATGTGTTTATACACAAGTCTATATAATCTAAataaaggaagaaaataaaaatatattaaaaccctaaaatcaaaCTTAAGAATTAACACTCCTAAACAACTTGCCTTTGTTAAGCTTTACCATCCattactaaattaaattattccacatttgattttttttcctaactttaaaataaatcaattaaattctCTTAATTTTATAAACTTGAATAGCTTTTGCATGTTTTGTTTGCTTTAAAGCTtttctaaaacttaaaaatgGAACAATCCCATGTCTTCAAAGGAAGCATCATCTTCCGCTTGGTAGCCAGCCTAGCATTGGTAGCTACTTTCTTTCATTCCTTTTTTACCTTGGACGCAGCATGTCCATTTATCTTGCTTCCCAGCTAAAAACAATGCATATCACAAACTCCTAGCAactaaatatgttaaaataaatggTCTTATGGCTAGAATTGATACTCCTTGAGATGGCAGAAATGCTGATATTGATCATGTCTTCCTTATTCATTGTCATGTCTATAGAAAGATGTTCTTTGGAAATGACATTAAAGGATCATAATTAGTTGTTGTGtacaaaaaggaaaacaaaatattAGCATACAAATGATGTCTTAGAATATACGTATGCAACCTCCAAAGCTAAACACCAAGACCAACATACCAATGAGGATTCAAAATCTCAGCAGACCGAACAAAAAGCAAACACTGTCAGCTTCTAAACTTGGCATTCCTTGAGTCCAATTTCTACATGGATATAAACCTGTTACAGACCTCCATAAGTTACAATCAAGTCGGAATCTTTGGGCTCATTTATTATCTTTTCAATCATTGAAGTGAATTGCTCTTGCCCTACCATCGCTTCCAAGATCTTATCCTCTGGGCAATTAAATCCTTTCTTGTGATGATCATCCCTTCTGTGAGAAGCAGAGAATAATAGCTCTGATAACCGGTCCTTCTCAGCTTGTCGATAGCATTTCAACCCCTCCATCGTCCCAGATGAGATAACGTGGTAAGTGTATACCATTCTTTGCTGTCCAAGCCTATATGCACGGCATATAGCTTGTCTTTCCACAGAGGGGTTCCATGTCACATCAAGCAAAACCACTCTAGAACCACCAACAAGATTTATACCTTCCGAGCAAGCCTTTGTTGATGCAAGCAACACCCTTGCTTTGCTCGTGGGATCATTGAAAACATTAATTACCCTTTGACGCTGCTTCATCGCACATTGCCCATCCATGTACAATATCTCCTCCATTTCCTTCCATTTGAAAAAATCTTTTATCTGGTCCACTATTAGGTTTAATGGTTCAAGGTATTGACTGAAAACTAAGACCTTTTCACCCAGAGCCCCGCTAAGCTTAAGAAGTTCCATGAGGAATTTCGTTTTAACTCCTTTATCGGGTTTCAGTCTTATCCTTTCTAGCATATCCATACTAACAATGGAGCTGACTTTTTCCTTAATATCTTCCTTGTTGGATAACTGCTGCAACAAAGAAGGGTGGGTGGAGATCAAGGACACATAATAGTCTCGCAATAATgcattttttgtttctttaacACGCTCGAGGATTCTACTCTGCAGATCAGAGGGCCGTAAAACAACCACAGAATGCCTCAAACCAGGAAGGGTAGTTTGTAGAATTCTACCATTATGTACATGCACAAAGGGCTTAATCACAGCTTTAAGCTCTCTCAATTTTTCAGCTTCATATATATCATCTTTGCCAATGGAACCAGTCAAATAGGCCCATTTCCTTTTTGCTTCTTTTCCTTCATCACTACACTTATTATTAACCTCTACTCGATGTCTAGACTGGATTCCTTCAGCAAATTTCGGTCTCACTAAGTAGAGAGTGTTGAAGAGCTCATCAAAATTATTTTGGAAAGGAGTTCCTGAGAGTATGATACGACGTTCTGTTTTGATTCTTGATAAAGCCTTCCATATAAGCGTATCATCATTTCTAGGTGTGTGCCCTTCATCTAGAACAAAAAGGCCAGGAAGCTCAAGAAGGATTTTACTTACATCCTTATTTAATGTTGTACACTTGTGCTTCTCCTCATTATCTACTACAGCAAGTTGCACAAAAAGTTTGTAACTGATTCCCAAAATGCCTCTATCAGATTTCCAGGAAAGCAACTTAACCAGACGTCGGGCAAGAGCTCTTTCTTGACGTGGAACTTTCAGCTTGAATTTTTCATAAAGACCAATTGCCTTCGGTTTTTCCTTGCCAGAAAAATCCAGAGTGTTGAGATTGTGAAAGGGAATGTCAACCTTCCACTTTCTAAACTCAGCTTCCCATGTGAGTAGCATACTGCGAGGAGCAACAATCACTGGCCTGCAACTCGGATATTCATTTAAGTACGTCTGAAGAAAGACAATAGTTAGAAGCGTTTTCCCCGTCCCGGGAGCATGAGATATAATGCATCCACCACAACCTTTGGATGAGTTTTTTGACTTGTCACGATAAATCCCTCCAGCTATGTTATTCCAAATAAATTCAAAACCTTCATGCTGATGGGGGTAGAGTTTAGTTTTTAAGTTAGGAATGATTTCCCACACTGTGCCTTCGATTTCAGCAGAGTGATCAAAACCAGACATATCATTGTTAGAGTCTTCACAGTGAAGGTCATCAAACATAGAATAATCTACAATGCCAGAGAATTGCCTCTCATATTTTCCAAAACGATCAGTCATCTGAATCAAGCAAAACCAAGTTACAAATAATCAATCATCTGAAACCAGTAAGAGCAATTCAGTCAAGTGCCATATATATACAAGGCTCCTAGAGATTAGACTATTATTGAGCCATTGAGCTCGGATAGCAGCATAATTCTCATTGGAACTGTTTTATGGGCTAATAAAATTCCTAGCATTCATCACAACAGCAATACCTATATACTTCAAAATTCAACAAAATCTATCAGTGCTTTGTAAATTAACTATAACAAGTAACAATGCTTTCAACAGAGTTTTTTTCTCTACCATCATGCCACTCTATGTTGGCTCCACCCTTCCATCCAAGATAAAATGAAAGAAGAATATTAAGCATGAAACATGGAAGTATCACAAACAACTTACAAAAGGCGGTGAGATATCTTTGATCTCCAGCAGCAGGAAAGAACAAAATTTGCATTTCATTCCAATCTCTTCGTCTAACACAAGATGATGCTTCCCTTGAAGACATAGGGAATGGGTTGTTGTGTCATGTTCAAACTCAGATACATCAGCATCTTCATTTTCCAACTGTTCATCAATTCATCGTGACAAATCTTAGTTTCAGTGCAAATCTACAAATGCGTAATGCAGACAAGTTGAGTCAAAATGTTCAcaagaaagagaagaaaacatGCTAAAGCATTGACCATACCGGGGATGGCAGGGTCGAAGTTGGATCAGACATAAGAGAAATTTCCATCTCAGACCAGAGTGAATTCATTTCGTTCTCAAATTCAGTTTTGTCCGGAACAATTGAGTCCTCAACTCCAAAAGTGAACTTGAGAGGCAAAGGGTTTTCGAAGGTTTCTTGTTGGAGAATGGGGTCCTCTCCCTGTGTACTAGAATCCGAGTCTTGGTTGTCCAAAATAGAATCCACAAAAACACTAAGAAGGTGAACTTGGCCGGACTTGGCAGAGGCGGACCGTCTCCTTTTACTCTTAGGCTTCATTACAACTTCATCGACAGTGGAACCATTCTCCCCAAGGAACTCAACCTCAGTAGCCTTTCTTTTGGCAATGTCATGGCTTGGCGTCTCTTCGACTTCATTCTCCCCAAGGAACTCAACCTCAGTAGCCTTTCTTTTGGCAATGCCGTGGCTTGGCGTCTCTTCGACTTCATCTTCCGAACTGGAAGAGGATTGAGGATCCTCTCCCTCCCCTTCCTCCTCCCTATAATCCAAATCGCTTGAGTCAGAATTATCCTCTCCGCTTGTAGAGGTGAGAGCCTCATCATCCTCACTGTCTTCATCTTCATCGTCATCACCATCATCGTCACTACTACCCAGACAAATAACGTAAGGGTCAGGGTCGTTTCCATCTTTTCCGCGTAACTCACCGTCGAATTCTTCTCGCAAGGTTTGAACTTGAGCCGTGCCCTTTTGAGAAGCCAAAGACACTTTAACGTTGACGGAAGACTGCGGCGTTGCCATATTTGTTGCCGCTAACCGCACCTCCTCCACCGCCAGTGTCTTCTTCCTTTTCTTGCTGCTATCACCACACGGCGCTTTCCCCTTTCTGCTTCTTGTTCTTGAAGCGACCGACATCGACTCATTCAACATTGTGACTTGATTCGAAAACGGTaagaaaaaatgaaaggaagagaAAGGCAAGGCAAGGCAAGGCAAATGCATGCAATAACAATATAAACTTGGGAAATATAatagttaaaaattaattaaatgtaaaataaataagagGCGAAGGTCAAACGAAGGGACGCCTGCAGTGCCCTGCCCTGTCAGCCCACGATTCAGAGGAGTGGACAAATCAGAGACAAAAGGAGAGAGTAAAATCCCGGACAACCTCAAACCTAAGTGCAAGTGCAACTGAAAAGCTTTTCCATTATGTTTGAATCAAAATTAGTAAAAAGGAAAGCTAAAACAGAATAAAGGTTATATTATTTGTTcacataattattttcattttgggtttAATTCTTTTTGTCAAAATTAAGTTTTTAGCTTAACAATTGTTACTACATTgaaacttaaatattttttttgtctaaattaattgttgatatttcattgaaaattttaaagtttaggtTCCAATGGAAATGATTGCAAAGTTCAGACCCCAATTATCAAGTTTAGGGATtaacttgtataaaaaaattcaagcctCAATGTGAGAACAATTATCTAGTTCAGGTctcaatatgaaaataattgtcaagtttaaagTCTAACTTGGACTAAAAAAAATTCAGGCTCTAATATGAGAATGGTTGCCAAGGTCAAGTTCCAAATAATGGTTTAACccaataaaaaagataaaattatataacaactATATTTCTAAAAACTAATATAAATGTGGAGAATATTTGATATACTATCGGTACATAAGTTACATGCGACATCCATAAATAATAACATGATATGtcatcattaaataaaacaaaaaatagtgaaggacttataaataaatacatataattttatttaaacaaaattaaaggataattaattataaataaatgctaaaaccctaaacctttaaactCAATATACTAAATCTGAGAattgttaatatttatttataatagttactaTTGATGTTTAAATAAAactattagtatttatttacaaGTCCTCCatgttttttgtttaatttaatgttGACATGTCATGTCATTATTCACAAGTGGTACATGAGACTTATACATCAACTGTGCATCAAATATTAttcattataaataataaataaagttttatttaaacagtaaaaaaattgtataaatatatatttttaaaattcatacaaataataaataaaggcTTTATTCGAGAGTTAAGAAGCTACAAAGGGACGACAAAGCTGCTGTTGAGATGGTTTTCGAGTATTGTCCAATAGATCAAAGAATTAATGGATTAAGATTGGCAAATTGAGCTTCAGCATGTCTTTCGAGAGTTCAATTTTGCAGTAGACTTCATGGCGAAGATGGTCTCTTACTGCTGGTCTTCATGTCTACACCAGGCCTCCTATGTCGATTAAACCAATATTGGACCATGATGCTATGAAAGTTGACCATTGTAGCTAGCTAACTTGTGGTTAACCTCTTATGACAAATAAAAGTataggtttaaattttattatgtgtatatgtttttctatataaaaaatatataatgataaaaatagtctcaaaataatacaatttacTTGTACAGGAAgggtatttttatattttcctaACTATGACGTTGGTACCTCGTTAACCCGTGACACCAACATAGTTAGGGCTTTATAATAAGTATAGATATAGATACTATTTAAACGGTTAAAATTAGTACAAAAAGAaggtaaaataaattttacaaacttTTGTTTGATTAATCagtataaagaaaaagaaaattgtaacacccctaaaatcGTTATGTTATAAAAGTAGTAATAAGTGAGAATTGTGCATAATGGATTCCTCGGtaaagtaaaataagaaatataaatgataaaagaGAAGGTTGATAGATGCCAAAAGAAGTTGAATTAAGAAGTATGTCGTGATATATTAATTTAAggtaaggactaaatcataatgaTGTGAAAAGTTTTGGGACTCAAGTCTAATTATTCAAAATTGgggggttaaaatgtaaatatgggAAGGTTGAATGACAAAATTACAAATAACCCAAAAGTTATTGTAACGCAAAATTGATAAGTAAGGACTAAATAAAATAAGTGGAGCaatatgagggactaaatcacagtTTTACAAAAAGTGAATAGTGATTCAAAGATGAAATTATAGAGAattatgaagggcaaaatgatcatttattAATTTGGATAATTATCAATTATTAAGGTGTAATAATTAAGGATGAATGGCGTTGAAGGATGATTGGTTGGAATAATTtatgattaatttataattattttattattaggtatttttattaattaattaattaatggttAAGTCATTAAAAAGGATGAAAAGAAAGTTATCTTCATCCCCTCCATCATTTCATGCCTCTCCACGGGCGAAAacaagttttgttttctttacaacTTGATCCTTTTTCTTGAATTTGAGAGAGAAATCCTTGAAATTACACCAAAGTTTTTAGTAGAATCAAACTTCCAACAATCTAGTGAACTTTGATTACAAAATAGAAGGTTGCATGTTCATgttagaggagagagaaaatcaagctaAGGCTTGAAATTCAGAGAACAAGGTAAGAATATCAAAGTTCCATCATGTTCTtgttaaaaaagtataaaaattatattaaagtaAAGATTTCTCATGGGAAGCTTTATGTTCTTGGCGTGTTGTTGaagaaagaaattgagagagTGAATCAAGTAATAAGGGGAAGCGAAAAACAAGTGATTTGAGGTTGGTGATAGGTAAGTACCCTTGATTTCTCTTGTtatcaaggattaaattgtgaattttataaatttatagttaaattataaaagtaaattatatagATCTAAGTATGTCAAGTAAGATATAATgatgaattatttaattaaagtgataagtgataatgAATTTGAATGAAAGGTGGAATTAGAATAATGTTATGATAATGATTGGATTTTTataattaaggactaaattgtaaaatattaaaaaaatgattacaaTTATTAAAAACGTTGAAAAGATTTTTTTTCAAGTG
The genomic region above belongs to Gossypium hirsutum isolate 1008001.06 chromosome D05, Gossypium_hirsutum_v2.1, whole genome shotgun sequence and contains:
- the LOC107915264 gene encoding SNF2 domain-containing protein CLASSY 4; this encodes MHLPCLALPFSSFHFFLPFSNQVTMLNESMSVASRTRSRKGKAPCGDSSKKRKKTLAVEEVRLAATNMATPQSSVNVKVSLASQKGTAQVQTLREEFDGELRGKDGNDPDPYVICLGSSDDDGDDDEDEDSEDDEALTSTSGEDNSDSSDLDYREEEGEGEDPQSSSSSEDEVEETPSHGIAKRKATEVEFLGENEVEETPSHDIAKRKATEVEFLGENGSTVDEVVMKPKSKRRRSASAKSGQVHLLSVFVDSILDNQDSDSSTQGEDPILQQETFENPLPLKFTFGVEDSIVPDKTEFENEMNSLWSEMEISLMSDPTSTLPSPLENEDADVSEFEHDTTTHSLCLQGKHHLVLDEEIGMKCKFCSFLLLEIKDISPPFMTDRFGKYERQFSGIVDYSMFDDLHCEDSNNDMSGFDHSAEIEGTVWEIIPNLKTKLYPHQHEGFEFIWNNIAGGIYRDKSKNSSKGCGGCIISHAPGTGKTLLTIVFLQTYLNEYPSCRPVIVAPRSMLLTWEAEFRKWKVDIPFHNLNTLDFSGKEKPKAIGLYEKFKLKVPRQERALARRLVKLLSWKSDRGILGISYKLFVQLAVVDNEEKHKCTTLNKDVSKILLELPGLFVLDEGHTPRNDDTLIWKALSRIKTERRIILSGTPFQNNFDELFNTLYLVRPKFAEGIQSRHRVEVNNKCSDEGKEAKRKWAYLTGSIGKDDIYEAEKLRELKAVIKPFVHVHNGRILQTTLPGLRHSVVVLRPSDLQSRILERVKETKNALLRDYYVSLISTHPSLLQQLSNKEDIKEKVSSIVSMDMLERIRLKPDKGVKTKFLMELLKLSGALGEKVLVFSQYLEPLNLIVDQIKDFFKWKEMEEILYMDGQCAMKQRQRVINVFNDPTSKARVLLASTKACSEGINLVGGSRVVLLDVTWNPSVERQAICRAYRLGQQRMVYTYHVISSGTMEGLKCYRQAEKDRLSELLFSASHRRDDHHKKGFNCPEDKILEAMVGQEQFTSMIEKIINEPKDSDLIVTYGGL